GCCGATCGATGGCGGGATCCGTGTGCCTATATTAAGAAACAACATGACATGATTGGGCGATATGGTACCTTATCTGGAGTGGACCTAGGCTTAAGACCCGAAACACGACCACTCTCAAGATCGAAAGAACCCTGGATATCAATGCACGGTGCTGCGAGGACTTGTGATGACGATGCAGGTGGAGACTGGACATCCTTTTGGATGAACCAATGCCATCCTTTCCTGTTGGTCCGATACCCTTTTGCCTTGTACTAAATTTCGTATCAAACCACGGTGAGAAGagtaaaaagaaattttCTGCATTTTGTTCCTTGGGTTGTTCCGAATGGACCTCTCTGAAACAAGCAACGGCTCGGTGTGGATCCGAGTCTTTGCACTCTCCACTTCCCATGCGTGATATGTATCTGGGTCCCCGTTTGGTGGCGGCTGACACCTAACCTATGATATTGAAACATTACGATTCATGTCTTGCAAACTCTGCATCTGACGTAGCCCTCAAAGTTGCGGGTCAGGACAGGTACATCTTGTGTACTAGTAATCGTGGATAAGATGTGGCCAAAAGAGAGGCTGAGTATCGCGTCAGCCCTCCCATCGGAAGCTGGCAAATCAGTGACAATCGTGATCTGCAAAGGTTCGGGTAGATGTCTACATTGTACTCTGTAGAGAAATCTGATCGATGATCCAAGAGCCTCGAGCGGGTCAAGGTGCTCAAAAATGGCAACCACTCCACCTGCACGCGGTTGGCAGACTTTCGCTCTTCAAACAATCCTCGTCTGAAGCTCTGACAGTATGGACCGATCGTCAGGGTTGAATTCCTTAGCCCCGCTCGCAAATTTACCTATATAGAATGTGATCGAAATTTTGGCTCGCGCTGACCAGCACCACGATATTTGCGAGTCGCGTTGTTGAATTCGGAAATTTCTTGGAGTAGACATAAACTTGCATTCGGAGCGTTTCGGGCGGAGAACAAGCCCTCTTGGGTTGCCCCACCGCCGTACGTCTCTCTTGGCCGGGCATGCATTCGGTCAAGTTTTTTTCGTTCTCACGGTCGGAGTCTTCCAGCATGACGTCATTTATTGAGATTCTAGAATTTATAGAAGCATCTATCAGACCGAGCAAGGTcgtgatatatataaattaaaaatatatccAATGTATATTAAATATTGAGACATTACACGTTGCCTTCCTACTATGCTCTGCTGACTAAGTTATGTTTACACTCGGCCATTCACGCACGCCTACATCGGCAGAGCAATATTGGCGGCGGTACGTAGCATCTATAATCAATGATCAACTTTGCATTCCCAAATATCCGTTCGATCTTATTGGGTTATAGTCAATGTGTGGTGAAGCTATATCATAGCCTCGTTAATGCGTATATTTGTATGGTGTCGCGGTATTCTCTTCAGAAGGTGTATATAATtgtctcttctcctccacatatatatatacagtatTCGGATCTCGATTTCTACACACCACTTCAAGTTGGCTTCCAATATCGAActaaaagagaagaagaaaactaGAACTAAAATTAAACAAaataagagaagagaacCCTTAACCAGAATTAGTTTAGAATTGTTTATCCTCATTCTATTTCCATGGTCCCTATCCGCACCGTTGCGGGTGTGGATTCTAGAAGGGTTTATTTAACATCCAGTGGAATATCTAGTAAAGCGGACCCGTCATGTCAAAGGTCTCCTATCGGAGTAGCCTTCTACCTGATTTTCATAAAACTGAAATGGTAAAGTTTATCTTTCAGAGGTAACTTGCCGCCTTGCGTCTTTCGTTTAGGTAGATCTGGTGTATATGAGTTGGTGCTGACAGCCGCTTGACCTGAAGATCCATCACTGATCGACATCCTCCCAATGCGCGCGCCTTCTTCGTGGCTCAGCTCCCAGTATAGTGTATACATCTTAGACCTTGCCTATTCTGGCATCCCAGCGGTAGTATCTTAGGTGGGTACATTATGTTAAATGGGTGGTGCGGTGATCATCAAACAGCTAAGAAGTAATGACCAAGAGCGAACATTTCACGGTTTACATGAATGGCATAGAGGACCGCCTGAGGTATGATATGGAATACGGTCGATACGGCCCATCAATTTCGCCGTATTTTGCGGACTCTGGTAATTTTCTAGAAAGAGCAATGAGCTCCATAGGGAGCTTTAACCGAGGCGGTTGAGACGGGATGTTGAGACATCCCGATGGCCCTTTATATTTAGAAAACACTGACGTGCGCAATTTtgtactatatatattaaacGTTTCGTATACTTCTATTTTAAGATGAAAACAGCAACAGATGTAGGTTTTCCATAGTCTGTGTAAGACATCTTATGCCGGATATTTTTAACGAAGAATAGAATCTCGGTTCTTTAGATGGAACTTGGAAATACGAGGAAAAacctgaaaaggaaagactAGGCGGAAATGTCTTTGATGCCTGAGGTGTAAACCGCCGTGACCTTTCGAGTTTCCATTACTCATAAAATCCACCACGGATCTTGAATGCAtccaatcaccaccacttTATAAACAAAGGTCCACTGGAAAATCCAATAACATGGCAGATCGGTCTGGGGATTTCCCACTTCAGGAAATCCTTGGGTATCCTACCCTGTGGAATTGGACCCGCGAAGCTTTCCCACCCACTTTGCTACCGCCGCGGTTTGAATCATTATGCACGTTTCAGCAAGGTATGCCGCTGCCAAATGACAGTTCAGCCTCCGATGCACTGGGAGCACCATCCCCATAATCCATTCAACTGGCCGCgatggaagaaatggatgtCGATGTTAACATCATGTTGGGTCACCTTCATTGTTGGGTTGAACGCCACGTCTATCACCACCGCAGCCGACGCAATATCCTCCGAGTTTCATTTGGCTAATGGAATATTTGAGTATAACTTTTTTGCCGTTACGGCATGGAACGCTGCGGCGGCATTTGTTCCGCTAGCGACTCTCCCATTAATGGAGACTTACGGCATGAGATTTGGCTTTCTGGTATCGTCCCTCTGTTCATGCGATTCGGCGTTAGTTACTGATAGCATTGTAGGTGGCATATGGTCTCTTTACGATCTTTCTGATCCCACAGGCCTTGGCCCAAAATTTCGCTACGCTTGTCATTTGCCGGGCCATTGCTGGGGCTTTCGGAGGAACTTTGCAAAATTGCGCAGATGGAATAGCGTCGAACCTGTTCTTGCATCACCGAGAGCGAGTCTTCCCTCTAACCTTGTATACATTCACCTTGTTGTTTGGGGTGACAATGGGCCCTGTTCTGGGTGCTATTGCGGAGCCATTGGGGTGGCGATGGTAAGTAACATTCCTTGTTTAATGGGGAACTACAGCTGAGCAGACAGGATATTCTGGATTGAATTGATTATATACGGCGCATTCACCCCGGTTGTTCTGTTTTGTATGAAGGAAACCCGAGGCCCATTACTTCGCGTGAAGTTTATGCCTGACGAAGCTTCGCCGAGGGCGTCAGACGATAGCGAGACCCTGGCAACATTCCAGGAAACAATAGCCCGATCAGCTGTTCTTCTCACAACCGAGCCAACGATCACCTCCTTTACATTGTGGTCCGCATTTGCGTTTGGCTTGGTCTTCATTTCCACGCAGTCAATCCCCCTCGTGTTCAGCGACACTTATGGCTGGCCATCGTACACCGACGGTGTAGTCCAGGCTGCTATAGGCGTTGGTCAAGTCATTGGGCTCCTCGCATGCACTTTACAAAACCGAGTCTACACCCGAAGTGCTTCACACAACCCGGATAGTCCTGGCATCCCAATACCTGAGTATATTCTGcatctttccattcca
This window of the Aspergillus oryzae RIB40 DNA, chromosome 8 genome carries:
- a CDS encoding uncharacterized protein (synaptic vesicle transporter SVOP and related transporters (major facilitator superfamily)) gives rise to the protein MTKSEHFTVYMNGIEDRLRYDMEYGRYGPSISPYFADSVQPPMHWEHHPHNPFNWPRWKKWMSMLTSCWVTFIVGLNATSITTAADAISSEFHLANGIFEYNFFAVTAWNAAAAFVPLATLPLMETYGMRFGFLVSSLCSCDSALVTDSIALAQNFATLVICRAIAGAFGGTLQNCADGIASNLFLHHRERVFPLTLYTFTLLFGVTMGPVLGAIAEPLGWRWIFWIELIIYGAFTPVVLFCMKETRGPLLRVKFMPDEASPRASDDSETLATFQETIARSAVLLTTEPTITSFTLWSAFAFGLVFISTQSIPLVFSDTYGWPSYTDGVVQAAIGVGQVIGLLACTLQNRVYTRSASHNPDSPGIPIPEYILHLSIPSTALALAGGLFMYGWGIYQSHWIVLAVALALIGYASMVIVTAVSIYITDSYAGYAASAIAAVAFGENIFAAFLPLAAKPMYVRLGYQWASSLLAFVALALTLAPVVLLLKGRTIRAKSVAIKKMSHSHS